Proteins encoded in a region of the Scrofimicrobium sp. R131 genome:
- a CDS encoding PLD nuclease N-terminal domain-containing protein: protein MPRVMLFAFAIGVTLYALLDWGMNSKSQTPGGLSRWLWLAVIIIFPIIGPAAWVILRLVGQAERKRGPTAAPPPQRGAPDDDSEYLREWSDRIARRQRKSPPPEKPKDEDEED, encoded by the coding sequence ATGCCAAGAGTCATGCTGTTTGCTTTCGCCATTGGGGTGACGCTGTACGCCCTGCTTGACTGGGGCATGAATTCGAAGTCACAGACGCCCGGTGGGCTGTCCCGCTGGCTGTGGCTGGCAGTGATCATCATCTTCCCGATCATCGGCCCGGCCGCCTGGGTGATCTTGCGGCTGGTGGGCCAGGCAGAACGCAAGCGCGGCCCAACCGCGGCGCCCCCGCCTCAACGCGGAGCTCCCGACGACGACTCCGAGTACCTGCGGGAGTGGTCGGACCGGATTGCCCGGCGCCAGCGGAAGTCCCCTCCCCCGGAAAAGCCGAAGGATGAGGACGAGGAGGATTAG
- a CDS encoding histidine phosphatase family protein, which translates to MAFTTVHLLRHGEVDNPDGVLYGRLPQFSLTPLGREMASEVAQYLSLEERDITRVIASPLLRAQETALPTALAYHLPIEADPRLVEAGSTFQGENVNGNRWALAHPRNWSRYVRPLEPSWGEPYRLIRERMCSAISSAIDEAWGHEALLVSHQLPIVMVQRFIQGKPLAHNPLWRECSLASLTSLLFDDHTLVGWSYTEPAGHLLHEAADVTPGASVARVNEG; encoded by the coding sequence ATGGCCTTTACGACAGTGCACCTGCTCCGCCACGGTGAAGTGGATAACCCCGACGGCGTCCTCTACGGCCGCCTTCCCCAATTTTCCCTCACCCCGCTCGGCCGGGAGATGGCGTCCGAGGTGGCGCAGTACCTGAGCCTGGAGGAGCGCGACATCACCCGGGTGATCGCCTCGCCGCTACTGCGGGCCCAGGAAACCGCGCTGCCGACCGCCCTCGCCTACCACCTGCCGATCGAGGCGGACCCGCGCCTGGTCGAGGCGGGATCGACTTTTCAGGGTGAGAACGTCAACGGGAACCGGTGGGCGCTGGCCCACCCGCGGAACTGGTCCCGCTACGTGCGCCCGCTGGAGCCGTCCTGGGGGGAGCCCTACCGACTGATCCGTGAGCGGATGTGCAGCGCCATCTCCTCGGCCATTGACGAAGCCTGGGGGCACGAGGCACTGCTGGTCTCGCATCAGCTTCCGATCGTGATGGTGCAGCGTTTCATTCAGGGCAAGCCGCTGGCCCACAATCCTCTTTGGCGCGAATGTTCGCTCGCCTCGCTCACGTCGCTGCTGTTTGACGACCACACGCTGGTCGGGTGGAGCTACACGGAGCCGGCCGGGCACCTGCTGCACGAGGCGGCCGACGTCACCCCCGGCGCCTCGGTGGCCCGGGTCAACGAGGGCTAA
- a CDS encoding helix-turn-helix domain-containing protein produces MVEPQPVPKLLTVNEVAELMRVSRMTVYRLIHSGELPAVRAGKSFRIPSVAVKELLDITWADEQQSSLGG; encoded by the coding sequence ATGGTGGAGCCACAGCCCGTACCGAAACTGCTGACGGTTAACGAGGTTGCTGAGCTGATGCGGGTATCGAGGATGACCGTCTATCGGCTCATCCATTCCGGTGAGCTTCCGGCCGTTCGGGCGGGAAAGAGCTTTCGGATCCCCTCGGTGGCGGTGAAAGAATTACTCGATATCACATGGGCCGATGAACAACAATCGAGTTTGGGCGGGTAA
- a CDS encoding 1,4-dihydroxy-2-naphthoyl-CoA synthase — translation MSSLPFVSDTFDPARWQEVPGFTFTDITYHRGRSRGPQDGAPTGAPLPWVRIAFDRPEVRNAFRPQTVDELLVALEDARTNSEVAAVIVTGNGPSAKDGGYAFSSGGDQRVRGKEGYQYGPAGDAQSRARHGRLHILEVQRLIRATPKPVIAAVNGWAAGGGHSLAVVCDLAVASAEHAQFMQTDANVGSFDAGYGSALLARQVGDRRAREIFFLARPYTAQQAESWGAVNQAVPHAQLEETALEYCRIIATKSPQAIRMLKYAFNLVDDGLAGQQMFAGEATRLAYMTEEAREGRDAFLEKRDPDWSQFPYYY, via the coding sequence ATGAGCAGCCTTCCTTTTGTCTCCGACACGTTTGACCCCGCCCGCTGGCAGGAGGTCCCCGGTTTCACCTTCACCGACATCACCTACCATCGCGGCCGGTCCCGCGGGCCCCAGGACGGGGCTCCGACCGGCGCTCCCCTGCCCTGGGTTCGGATCGCCTTCGACCGGCCCGAGGTGCGGAACGCCTTCCGCCCCCAGACGGTGGACGAGTTGCTGGTGGCACTGGAGGATGCCCGCACCAACTCGGAGGTGGCCGCGGTGATCGTCACCGGGAACGGCCCCTCCGCCAAGGACGGGGGCTACGCCTTCAGTTCGGGCGGCGACCAGCGGGTGCGGGGGAAAGAGGGCTACCAGTACGGCCCCGCCGGCGACGCCCAGAGTCGGGCCCGCCACGGTCGGCTGCACATTTTGGAGGTTCAGCGCCTGATTCGCGCCACCCCGAAACCGGTGATCGCCGCGGTGAACGGGTGGGCCGCCGGGGGCGGACACTCCCTGGCGGTCGTCTGCGACCTGGCGGTGGCCAGCGCGGAGCACGCGCAGTTCATGCAGACCGACGCCAACGTCGGCTCCTTCGATGCGGGTTACGGCTCTGCCCTGCTGGCCCGCCAGGTGGGGGATCGCCGGGCCCGGGAAATCTTCTTCCTCGCCCGTCCCTACACCGCGCAGCAGGCGGAGTCGTGGGGGGCGGTCAACCAGGCGGTGCCCCACGCCCAGTTGGAGGAAACGGCCCTGGAGTACTGCCGGATCATCGCCACCAAGTCCCCGCAGGCGATCAGGATGCTGAAGTATGCGTTCAACCTGGTGGACGACGGGTTAGCCGGACAGCAGATGTTTGCCGGTGAGGCCACCCGGCTGGCCTACATGACCGAGGAGGCCCGGGAGGGACGCGACGCTTTCCTGGAGAAGCGGGACCCAGATTGGAGCCAGTTCCCCTACTACTACTAG
- a CDS encoding o-succinylbenzoate synthase has product MSTSLMLTDVPLTEWSHPTRWEDLGIDRTIIFHLPLTTTFRGVNSREGLLVHGPHGWGECAPFLDYQPDEAAQWLRSALAQATRPGPAPVRTEVPVNVTIPVSSPAAAAARAAEAGCRTAKIKVADPRVDLDADAARVAAVAEVLADQFGADARVRIDVNGSWSRDEACAAIEFLQRAAGPVGGLEYVEQPCWEVEDLAAVRERVEPPIAADESIRRADDPFSVVGAVDLAVIKVAPLGGVRAALDLAGQLPLPVVVSSAIDTSYGLAAGVQLAAALPDLPHACGLDTARLLATDVVAEPLRSAGGNLDVARAARVLTAEPVAGAADRSVVERWLARTEAMLTEVNARD; this is encoded by the coding sequence GTGTCAACTTCTCTTATGCTCACGGATGTGCCCCTGACCGAGTGGAGCCACCCCACCCGGTGGGAGGACCTCGGAATCGATCGCACGATCATCTTTCACCTGCCGCTGACCACCACCTTTCGCGGGGTGAACTCCCGGGAGGGCCTGCTGGTGCACGGCCCGCACGGTTGGGGCGAATGCGCGCCGTTCCTGGACTATCAGCCGGACGAGGCGGCCCAGTGGTTGCGCAGCGCCCTCGCCCAGGCGACACGGCCGGGTCCGGCGCCGGTCCGAACCGAGGTGCCGGTCAACGTGACCATCCCGGTCAGCTCGCCCGCAGCGGCGGCCGCCCGGGCGGCGGAGGCGGGGTGTCGGACCGCCAAAATCAAAGTGGCCGACCCGCGGGTAGACCTGGACGCCGACGCGGCCCGGGTGGCGGCGGTGGCCGAGGTGCTGGCCGACCAGTTCGGCGCCGACGCGCGCGTTCGGATCGACGTCAACGGCAGTTGGAGCCGGGACGAAGCCTGCGCCGCCATTGAGTTCCTGCAGCGGGCGGCCGGCCCGGTGGGTGGGCTGGAATACGTGGAGCAGCCCTGCTGGGAGGTTGAAGACCTGGCCGCCGTGCGCGAGCGGGTGGAGCCGCCCATCGCCGCCGACGAGTCGATCCGCCGGGCCGACGACCCGTTTAGCGTGGTCGGGGCAGTCGACCTGGCCGTGATCAAAGTGGCCCCGCTCGGCGGGGTCCGGGCCGCCCTCGACCTGGCCGGGCAGCTCCCGCTCCCGGTGGTGGTCTCCTCCGCCATCGACACCTCGTACGGGCTGGCGGCGGGGGTTCAACTGGCGGCGGCCCTGCCCGACCTGCCTCACGCCTGCGGCCTCGACACCGCCCGGCTGCTGGCCACCGACGTCGTGGCTGAGCCGCTCCGCTCGGCCGGCGGAAACCTGGACGTGGCCCGGGCTGCCCGCGTACTCACGGCCGAGCCCGTGGCCGGCGCCGCTGACCGCTCGGTGGTGGAACGCTGGCTGGCCCGAACTGAAGCCATGCTGACGGAGGTGAACGCCCGTGACTGA
- a CDS encoding 30S ribosomal protein bS22, with translation MGSVVKKRRKRMSKKKHRKQLRKTRHQRRNKK, from the coding sequence ATGGGATCCGTAGTAAAGAAGCGCCGCAAGCGCATGTCGAAGAAGAAGCACCGTAAGCAACTGCGCAAGACTCGTCACCAGCGCCGGAACAAGAAGTAG
- the argF gene encoding ornithine carbamoyltransferase, translating to MTDLSRYFAPGSHLLRETDFTAQQWADLIELAGILKEQKRTGTEVPYLRGRNIALVFEKTSTRTRCAFEVAAADQGASTTYLDPSGSQLGHKESVADTARVLGRFFDGIEYRGDRQSSVETLAELSGVPVWNGLTDEWHPTQMLADSLTMKEHAGGRNLSEVAYAYVGDARFNTGRSLLVNGALLGADVRIVAPEALWPPADVIAQAEEIAAQTGARITVTEDLAAVAGVDFVHTDIWVSMGEPAEVWAERIQLLRPYRVDEALMATAGPNAKFMHCLPAFHDLNTTIGRQVYQQFGLEGVEVTNEVFEGPRSIVFDQAENRLHTIKAVMVRSLGRI from the coding sequence ATGACTGATCTTTCCCGCTATTTTGCCCCCGGATCCCACCTGCTGCGCGAAACGGATTTCACCGCTCAGCAGTGGGCCGACCTGATTGAACTGGCCGGAATCCTAAAAGAACAGAAGCGAACCGGGACCGAGGTTCCCTACCTGCGGGGCCGCAACATTGCCCTCGTGTTTGAGAAGACCTCCACCCGAACCCGGTGCGCGTTCGAGGTGGCCGCGGCCGACCAGGGCGCCTCCACCACCTACCTGGACCCCAGTGGCTCCCAGCTGGGACACAAGGAGTCGGTGGCTGACACCGCGCGGGTGCTGGGACGCTTTTTCGACGGGATCGAGTACCGGGGCGACCGGCAGAGCAGTGTCGAGACGCTGGCGGAGCTGTCGGGGGTCCCGGTCTGGAACGGTCTCACCGACGAGTGGCACCCGACCCAGATGCTGGCGGACTCCCTGACCATGAAAGAGCACGCCGGGGGCCGTAACCTGAGCGAGGTTGCCTACGCCTACGTCGGCGATGCCCGGTTCAACACGGGTCGGTCGCTGCTGGTCAACGGCGCGCTGCTGGGCGCCGACGTGCGGATCGTCGCCCCAGAGGCCCTATGGCCCCCCGCCGACGTCATTGCCCAGGCGGAAGAAATTGCCGCCCAAACCGGGGCCCGGATCACCGTGACGGAGGACCTGGCCGCGGTGGCCGGGGTCGACTTTGTCCACACCGATATCTGGGTTTCGATGGGCGAGCCGGCCGAGGTTTGGGCGGAACGGATCCAGCTGTTGCGGCCCTATCGAGTCGACGAGGCGCTGATGGCCACCGCGGGTCCGAACGCCAAGTTCATGCACTGCCTGCCCGCGTTCCACGACCTGAACACGACCATTGGCCGCCAGGTCTACCAGCAGTTCGGGCTGGAAGGGGTCGAGGTGACCAACGAGGTGTTCGAAGGGCCGCGCTCAATCGTCTTCGACCAGGCGGAGAACCGCCTCCACACGATCAAGGCGGTGATGGTTCGATCACTGGGAAGAATCTGA
- a CDS encoding HAD-IB family hydrolase produces the protein MEKTNPEARSIGAFFDVDETLVRGATAFWAAREMFSQGFFSLRDLQYAARQTLRFVLLGENAGKIGEFGDRAAKVLEGNSVEHLLHLSEKVYDQYFVPHVYQATYERLKEHSAAGHQVWLISATPWLLAEVIARRLGASGGVGTRMQVSGDRLIGKLEGHLVHGPGKVKVLKEIAEEHQIDLSRSWAYSDSANDIPMLSAVGHPVAVNPDRELTEYARQQNWEILNARERRDVIRRGAIMAALVVGGGTAVVWSAWKLARLAPRTR, from the coding sequence ATGGAGAAAACCAACCCGGAGGCCCGCTCGATCGGGGCCTTCTTTGACGTCGACGAAACCCTGGTGCGCGGAGCCACCGCCTTTTGGGCGGCTCGAGAAATGTTCTCCCAGGGGTTCTTCAGCCTGCGCGACCTGCAGTACGCAGCCCGGCAGACCCTTCGCTTTGTCCTGCTGGGGGAAAACGCGGGCAAGATCGGCGAGTTTGGTGACCGGGCCGCGAAGGTGCTGGAGGGAAACTCGGTGGAGCATCTGCTGCACCTGAGCGAAAAGGTCTACGACCAGTACTTCGTCCCCCACGTCTACCAGGCGACCTACGAGCGCCTGAAGGAACACAGTGCGGCCGGTCACCAGGTGTGGCTTATTTCGGCCACCCCCTGGCTGTTGGCCGAGGTGATTGCCCGCCGGCTGGGAGCCTCGGGCGGGGTGGGAACGCGGATGCAGGTTTCCGGCGACCGCCTGATCGGGAAGCTGGAAGGTCACCTGGTCCACGGCCCCGGGAAGGTGAAGGTGCTGAAGGAGATTGCCGAGGAGCACCAGATTGATCTGTCCCGGTCGTGGGCCTACTCCGACTCGGCCAACGACATTCCGATGCTCAGCGCCGTTGGGCATCCGGTGGCGGTTAACCCGGATCGGGAACTGACCGAATATGCGCGCCAGCAAAACTGGGAGATCCTCAATGCCCGCGAGCGGCGCGACGTGATCCGACGCGGGGCGATCATGGCGGCCCTGGTGGTCGGCGGGGGGACTGCCGTCGTCTGGTCGGCCTGGAAGCTGGCGAGGCTCGCCCCCCGGACCCGCTGA
- a CDS encoding 1,4-dihydroxy-2-naphthoate polyprenyltransferase, which translates to MSSHLPELPARPTWRDWLEGARLRTLPAAAAPVLVGAGAAAQLGAFSWGKSVLALLVALLLQVGVNFANDYSDGIRGTDQVRVGPVRLTASGLVPQRQVLALALGCFALAGLAGLALVAWAGTWWFLLVGALAIAVAWFYTGGKNPYGYLGVGLSELFVFVFFGLVATVGTNWVQAYAAPAWLWLAASGMGLASVSLLLVNNLRDIPTDREVGKTTVAVRMGDRASRLVFLALLVAASLLGAGGLALGASWVWALWLAVVLLVVSIPAALPVLAGATGPGLIVALRNTGLYTLIYGVLVGALLAL; encoded by the coding sequence ATGAGTTCACACCTACCTGAGCTGCCCGCTCGTCCTACCTGGCGCGACTGGTTGGAGGGGGCCCGGCTGAGGACCCTGCCGGCCGCGGCCGCTCCGGTCCTGGTTGGGGCCGGGGCCGCAGCTCAACTGGGGGCTTTCTCGTGGGGGAAATCGGTGCTGGCCCTGCTGGTGGCGCTGCTGCTGCAGGTGGGGGTGAACTTCGCCAACGACTACTCCGACGGCATTCGCGGCACCGACCAGGTGCGGGTGGGGCCGGTCCGGCTGACCGCCTCGGGCCTGGTGCCGCAGCGGCAGGTGCTGGCGCTGGCCCTGGGCTGTTTTGCCCTGGCGGGGCTGGCGGGCCTCGCGCTGGTGGCCTGGGCCGGAACCTGGTGGTTCCTGCTGGTGGGGGCCCTGGCGATCGCGGTGGCCTGGTTCTACACCGGGGGGAAGAACCCGTACGGCTACCTGGGGGTGGGCCTGTCCGAGCTTTTCGTCTTCGTCTTCTTTGGCCTGGTGGCCACGGTGGGCACCAACTGGGTTCAGGCCTATGCGGCTCCAGCCTGGCTTTGGCTGGCCGCTTCCGGGATGGGCTTGGCCTCCGTCTCCCTGCTGCTGGTGAACAACCTCCGCGACATTCCCACCGACCGGGAGGTGGGGAAGACCACCGTCGCCGTGCGGATGGGGGATCGCGCCTCGCGCCTGGTGTTCCTGGCGCTGCTGGTGGCCGCCTCCCTCCTGGGTGCGGGCGGCTTGGCCCTCGGGGCCAGCTGGGTGTGGGCGCTCTGGCTGGCCGTCGTCCTGCTGGTGGTCAGCATTCCCGCGGCGCTACCCGTGCTGGCCGGCGCCACCGGGCCGGGCCTGATCGTGGCCCTGCGCAACACCGGACTGTACACGCTAATCTACGGTGTCCTGGTCGGGGCGCTGCTGGCGCTGTAG
- a CDS encoding AMP-binding protein, translated as MPASTTPEFPAEIIRVRLEQSSVDLLVEAIKQRLFGTVRRPLIVLGTEDKQVEKALQNLPPATLTSDVILATSGSTRGRPHLVGLSWEALRASAGRTIDFLGPARWLLPLPPHHIAGFQVLVRSVLLGVSPLVVGRTEDIPAAVAAAREPLITSLVPTQLRRLQGEDLSGLSRILVGGARLDPALARQCAHLPLVTTYGMTETCGGCVYNSRPLPGIGVRIESGLVHLSGPVLMDGYLGEPSPLVTLDGTRYLVTSDLGRMDEGRLTIEGRADHVIISGGENLSPGTIEEAIGSWRPDLNAVVIGVDDPDWGQVAVAALEGAGSPALVGPELRAAVSAQLGAHHAPRAVVFVGDLPLLSSGKVDRRRLVVTVTEMISKQDCWSVD; from the coding sequence ATGCCCGCAAGTACCACCCCGGAATTCCCGGCAGAGATCATTCGCGTCCGGTTGGAGCAAAGCTCCGTTGACCTGCTCGTAGAGGCCATCAAACAGCGGCTATTTGGGACGGTACGACGCCCGCTGATCGTGCTGGGAACAGAGGACAAACAGGTCGAAAAGGCACTGCAAAACCTGCCTCCAGCGACCCTGACTTCAGATGTGATTTTGGCCACTTCCGGTTCCACGCGGGGCCGACCGCACCTAGTGGGACTGTCCTGGGAGGCGCTGAGAGCTTCGGCCGGTCGCACCATCGACTTTCTCGGCCCGGCTCGGTGGCTGCTGCCGCTGCCCCCGCACCACATCGCCGGGTTCCAGGTGCTGGTGCGCAGCGTCCTGCTCGGGGTCTCCCCCCTGGTGGTCGGCCGAACCGAGGACATTCCCGCCGCCGTGGCCGCCGCCCGGGAGCCACTCATCACCTCGCTGGTGCCCACCCAGTTGCGCCGACTCCAGGGCGAAGACCTGTCCGGCCTGAGCCGGATCCTGGTGGGCGGGGCTCGACTCGACCCGGCACTCGCCCGCCAGTGCGCCCACCTGCCGCTGGTAACCACCTACGGAATGACCGAAACCTGCGGCGGGTGCGTCTACAACTCCCGCCCCCTGCCGGGCATCGGGGTGCGGATCGAGTCCGGCCTGGTGCACCTGTCCGGGCCGGTGCTAATGGACGGGTACCTGGGCGAGCCCAGCCCGCTGGTCACCCTGGATGGCACCCGCTACCTGGTCACCAGTGACCTTGGCCGGATGGACGAGGGGCGGCTCACCATCGAGGGGCGGGCCGACCACGTCATCATCTCCGGTGGGGAAAACCTCTCGCCCGGAACCATCGAGGAGGCGATCGGCAGTTGGCGCCCGGACCTGAACGCGGTCGTGATCGGGGTGGACGATCCCGACTGGGGTCAGGTCGCCGTCGCGGCGCTGGAGGGGGCGGGGTCGCCGGCCCTGGTTGGTCCCGAGCTTCGCGCCGCCGTGTCCGCCCAGCTCGGGGCGCACCACGCCCCCCGTGCGGTCGTGTTCGTCGGGGACCTGCCCCTGCTCAGTTCCGGTAAAGTGGATCGTCGCCGACTGGTTGTCACGGTGACCGAAATGATTAGCAAGCAAGACTGCTGGAGCGTCGATTAA
- a CDS encoding M15 family metallopeptidase: protein MASNPRVSQRLSPGIVVLLALLLIVATGFSAPRLASAKSPVPAETVKRDYLVELAPAAGDAALLSAVRQSLGRVDETNLSLLESMSDSGANAVDAYRHLADQLGANPGQSSWLLISGVPTNLMRAYEQGNLTRSALFAAATSVTSLSAAQARTSRAIPVKITRSTLDQGALAAATSAFDSALAALTEQELAVATGRMRVNDLANGQLTELARAETAAGDAAQLELDRRLAQNLPDLTGVSNGELPDDLLCPIPWQPNERLLCAAMDNFIRLNEAYHLQFGTDLPILNGYRDLASQYQVHWDAPDMTAIPGQSNHGFGQAIDFNWDIFSTWDAPEVSWMLEHGPSYGFRLPSALGPDTDRPEPWHYEFGTSYSENDRADFLGPTPAVVYKIKSQLNPIGYAEWMALQGR from the coding sequence GTGGCGAGCAATCCCCGGGTCAGTCAACGGCTGAGCCCGGGCATCGTCGTGCTCCTGGCCCTGCTGCTGATCGTGGCCACCGGTTTCAGCGCCCCCCGCCTCGCCTCCGCTAAGAGCCCGGTTCCCGCAGAGACGGTCAAACGCGACTACCTGGTTGAGCTGGCCCCCGCCGCCGGGGATGCCGCCCTGCTTAGCGCGGTCCGGCAGAGCCTCGGCCGGGTGGACGAAACCAACCTGTCGCTGCTCGAATCGATGTCCGACTCCGGGGCCAACGCGGTCGACGCCTACCGCCACCTGGCCGACCAACTCGGGGCCAATCCCGGCCAGTCCTCCTGGCTGCTGATCAGCGGTGTGCCCACCAACCTGATGCGCGCCTACGAGCAGGGAAACCTCACCCGGTCCGCCCTGTTTGCCGCCGCCACCTCGGTCACCTCCCTGTCGGCCGCTCAGGCGCGCACCTCCCGCGCAATTCCGGTCAAGATCACTCGCTCGACCCTGGACCAGGGGGCGCTGGCCGCCGCCACGTCCGCGTTCGACTCGGCCCTCGCCGCGCTCACCGAGCAGGAACTGGCCGTTGCCACCGGCAGGATGCGGGTCAACGACCTGGCGAATGGCCAGCTGACCGAACTGGCCCGGGCCGAAACCGCGGCCGGGGACGCCGCCCAGTTGGAGCTGGACCGACGCCTCGCCCAAAACCTGCCGGACCTGACCGGCGTCTCCAACGGGGAGCTGCCCGACGACCTGCTCTGCCCAATTCCCTGGCAGCCAAACGAGCGGCTCCTGTGCGCCGCAATGGACAACTTCATCCGCCTGAACGAGGCCTACCACCTCCAGTTCGGCACGGACCTGCCCATTTTGAACGGTTACCGCGATCTGGCCTCCCAGTACCAGGTGCACTGGGATGCGCCCGACATGACCGCGATTCCGGGTCAGTCCAACCACGGGTTCGGTCAGGCCATTGACTTCAACTGGGACATTTTCTCCACCTGGGACGCGCCCGAGGTGAGCTGGATGCTGGAGCACGGCCCCAGCTACGGTTTCCGCCTGCCCTCAGCCCTGGGCCCCGACACCGACCGGCCCGAGCCGTGGCACTACGAGTTTGGCACCTCCTACTCGGAAAATGACCGGGCCGACTTCCTGGGCCCGACCCCGGCGGTGGTGTACAAGATCAAGTCGCAGCTGAACCCAATCGGCTATGCCGAGTGGATGGCGCTGCAGGGGCGCTAG
- a CDS encoding L,D-transpeptidase family protein — MKNLLSTRPRQIVFVLSIILLILVIAVTSLFFFFRTHALPGAKIGEISVGGQTQAALAQTLKSHQADQQVQLTVLDADPQPVVLAEAGVKVDEAATVDQVLAASRSVGGFLRGLFGTVQIEPVVTVDDAAFGTFADSLIGPEQSGAVDAAAVYDPDSGTFFAKEAQPGQTVDRDALRGELERAAQSLQPASVTAPVSVQDPAITTEAATAAVQEANHFLTAELTLNDNYPDSTSPDHDTRVSWIEFKQGDDGYHPTLKADLVTKWAQDFADETTDQPVNGLRNVDASGNVVATSLPAEDGYGVNNVAEVAPAFEQALRSSSDLSFDFTYDDLPATWTDRPALPGTEDWIYRPAEGEKWLDLNLTNATVTAYEGTDVVGGPWYMVPGEPRTPTVDGEFNVYLKYELQDMRGENVDGSKYLTEDVPWVTYFHGGYAFHGAPWRSSFGWTGPGGSHGCVNMQPVDAKFIYDWADMGTKVVSHY; from the coding sequence ATGAAGAATCTTCTCTCCACCCGGCCCCGCCAAATTGTCTTTGTGCTCTCGATCATTTTGCTGATTTTAGTGATTGCGGTTACGTCACTGTTTTTCTTTTTCCGCACCCACGCTCTCCCGGGAGCGAAAATCGGTGAAATCTCCGTCGGGGGCCAAACTCAGGCCGCGCTGGCGCAGACCCTGAAGTCGCACCAGGCAGACCAGCAGGTGCAGCTCACCGTGCTTGACGCCGACCCGCAGCCGGTCGTCCTGGCTGAGGCCGGGGTCAAGGTGGACGAGGCGGCCACGGTTGACCAGGTGCTGGCAGCCTCGCGCTCGGTCGGCGGGTTCCTGCGCGGCCTGTTCGGGACCGTTCAGATTGAACCGGTGGTGACGGTGGACGACGCCGCGTTCGGGACTTTCGCCGACTCTTTGATCGGGCCGGAACAGTCGGGGGCGGTCGACGCGGCCGCCGTCTACGATCCCGATTCGGGCACCTTCTTTGCCAAAGAGGCGCAGCCGGGCCAGACGGTCGATCGGGATGCCCTCCGCGGGGAACTGGAGCGGGCCGCCCAGTCTCTGCAACCGGCCTCTGTGACCGCCCCCGTGTCGGTCCAGGACCCCGCCATCACCACGGAGGCAGCGACCGCGGCCGTGCAGGAAGCCAACCACTTCCTGACCGCTGAGCTGACGCTGAACGACAACTACCCCGATTCCACCTCGCCCGATCACGACACCCGGGTGTCCTGGATCGAGTTCAAGCAGGGGGACGACGGGTATCATCCCACCCTGAAGGCGGACCTGGTGACCAAGTGGGCGCAGGACTTCGCCGACGAAACGACAGACCAGCCGGTCAACGGACTGCGAAATGTGGATGCCAGCGGCAACGTCGTCGCCACCTCCCTGCCCGCCGAAGACGGCTACGGGGTGAACAACGTGGCCGAGGTGGCGCCGGCCTTCGAGCAGGCGCTCCGATCCAGCTCCGACCTGTCCTTTGACTTCACCTACGACGACCTGCCGGCCACCTGGACGGACCGGCCGGCCCTGCCCGGGACGGAAGACTGGATCTACCGCCCGGCCGAGGGTGAGAAGTGGCTGGACCTGAACCTGACCAACGCCACCGTCACCGCCTACGAGGGCACCGATGTTGTCGGCGGCCCCTGGTACATGGTCCCGGGCGAACCCCGCACCCCAACGGTGGACGGCGAGTTCAACGTCTACCTGAAGTACGAGCTGCAGGACATGCGCGGCGAGAACGTCGACGGCTCGAAGTACCTGACTGAGGACGTGCCCTGGGTGACCTACTTCCACGGCGGCTACGCCTTCCACGGGGCGCCCTGGCGTTCATCCTTCGGTTGGACCGGCCCCGGTGGCTCGCACGGATGCGTCAACATGCAGCCGGTGGACGCCAAGTTCATTTACGACTGGGCGGACATGGGCACGAAGGTGGTCAGCCACTACTAG